The genomic stretch GGTAACACCTCGATAGTACAGTAAGGCTACGGCCGCGCTGATAATCTAGCAAATCGACTTCCAAGAAAACCGAGTGAAGCAGCCCGTACCGCAAACCGACACAGGTAGTTGGGATGAGAATTCTAAGGTGCTCGAGAGATTCATGGCTAAGGAACTAGGCAAAATCGACCTGTAACTTCGGGAGAAAGGTCGCCCATCTTCGGATGGGCCGCAGTGAAAAGGTCCAGGCGACTGTTTATCAAAAACATAGGGCTTTGCTAAATCGAAAGATGATGTATAAGGCCTGACACCTGCCCGGTGCTGGAAGGTTAAGAGGAGGGTTTAGCGCTTGCGCGAAGATCTGAATTGAAGCCCCAGTAAACGGCGGCCGTAACTATAACGGTCCTAAGGTAGCGAAATTCCTTGTCGGGTAAGTTCCGACCTGCACGAATGGTGCAACGATCTGGACACTGTCTCAGCCATGAGCTCGGTGAAATTGTAGTATCGGTGAAGATGCCGATTACCCGCAGCGGGACGAAAAGACCCCGTGAACCTTTACTATAGCTTCGTATTGACTTTGGATAAGTAATGTGTAGGATAGGTGGGAGACTATGAAATGCAATCGCTAGGTTGTGTGGAGTCGTTGTTGAAATACCACCCTTTGCTTATCTGAAGCCTAACCTCGCGAGAGGAACAGTGCGTGGTGGGTAGTTTGACTGGGGTGGTCGCCTCCAAAAGAGTAACGGAGGCTTCTAAAGGTACCCTCAGCACGCTTGGTAACCGTGCGTAGAGTGCAATGGCATAAGGGTGCTTGACTGAGAGACATACAGGTCGATCAGGTTGGAAACAAGAGCATAGTGATCCGGTGGTTCCGCATGGAAGGGCCATCGCTCAAAGGATAAAAGGTACTCCGGGGATAACAGGCTGATCTCCCCCAAGAGCTCACATCGACGGGGGGGTTTGGCACCTCGATGTCGGCTCGTCACATCCTGGGGCTGGAGAAGGTCCCAAGGGTTGGGCTGTTCGCCCATTAAAGTGGCACGCGAGCTGGGTTCAGAACGTCGTGAGACAGTTCGGTCTCTATCTGCTGTGGGCGTTAGAAATTTGCGTGGATCTGACTCTAGTACGAGAGGACCGAGTTGGACTAACCTCTGGTGTACCAGTTGTTCCGCCAGGAGCATTGCTGGGTAGCTACGTTGGGAAGGGATAAGCGCTGAAAGCATATAAGCGCGAAACCCACCACAAGATGAGATTTCTTTAAAGGGTCGTGGGAGATTACCACGTTGATAGGCTATAGGTGTAAAGGCAGTAATGTCATAGCCGAGTAGTACTAATTACCCGTAGGCTTATGTACTGGCTCTTGTTATTTATTTAACTCTTTTTTATCTCAATATGTTAAGATATTGGTTGCTAATTGTGGTGTAGTTGGTATTTTAAAGACTACTTCATTACAAATGGCAACAGATTCCCAATCAAGTTGGGAACTAAAGCTTAAGGTGGTTATAGCAATGGGGCTCACCTCTTACCATTCCGAACAGAGAAGTTAAGCCCATTAGCGCAGATGGTACTGCAGAAATGTGGGAGAGTATGTCGCCGCCTTTTTTTAAAACCCTTATCCATAAAAAGATAAGGGTTTTTTTTATGCCCTCTTTTTTAGCTTTTGAGGATGATTCTTAAGCGGATCAAGTCCAAAAGTTGTGGGATTTTAGGATTATGCAAAAATTGTAGTGAGTTCTAAAAAGAAAGAATTTTACGTTTCTAATACCTCTAAACTGTGCTCTAAAAGCTTTTATTTTAGCATTAAAGGATTCTGCTGAAGCATTTGTACTTCTATTATCAAAATAGTTGAGTATATTTTGATAGTGTATAGACATGGTTTCTAGCAATGCTATTGAAGCTCTTGAACTTTGCTTGTCTTACTTTTTCATCCCATTTAGCAAGTCTTATTAAAGCGGAAGTTTTATCTTTTGTATTATTGAATATCCAAGATAGGTTTTGACATAAATTGTATGCTTTTTCTAAATCAGGATATAGTTCAAAAAGTATGTCTGCTCTTTTAGATTGATTATCAGTCCATTTGCTACTTGATTTGTATAGTAAATATCGACTTCTAGCTAGTAATTGTTTAAGTGTATCTCCATTTGGTAGTAGTTTTGGCGTATATTTTAAGGAATTGTTTCTTGCGTTTTCTATGGCATCATTTTCACTATCAAGGGCTTCCCATCTGTGTTTTATTCTAATTTCTTATAATGCGTCTGAAGCTAATTTTCGCACGTGGAATCGATCTATGACCAGGGTAGCATTTGGGAACGATTTTTTAACAATGAGTCCCATGTTTCCAGCCATATCCAGCGTTACTTCTTTGACTTTT from Kordia antarctica encodes the following:
- a CDS encoding transposase, giving the protein MSIHYQNILNYFDNRSTNASAESFNAKIKAFRAQFRGIRNVKFFLFRTHYNFCIILKSHNFWT